A window of Maioricimonas rarisocia genomic DNA:
GCGATCGAGCGCGGCGTCGACTTCCTGGTTGAATCGCAGAATGCGAATGGCTCGTGGGGCTCGCCGACGCGCACCAAGGGCCTGAACATTTACGCGCCGATCCCGGGGGCACACCACGCGTTTCGTGCGGCAGTCACGTCCCTCTGCGTCGCCGCACTGTGCGACATCGACAGCGACCGTGCCGACGCCCGCTCCGCTCTGGAGCGGGGAGAGAACTGGCTGATCGAGAATCTGCCGACCGTCCGCCGCGCGACGCCCGATGCCATCTACAACGTCTGGGCACACGGTTACTCCATCCAGGCGCTCGTCCGCATGGCACAGCGGACCGAAGATGCCGACCGACGGGAAATCATTCGCGACCTTGTCGAGCAGCAGTTCGACCGGCTTGCCCGCTACGAATCGGTCGACGGCGGATGGGGCTATTACGACTTCGACGTCGGCTCGAAGCAACCGGGGGGCAGCTCCATCAGCTTCGTGAACGCCGCCATCCTCATCGCCCTCTACGAGGCCCGCGAGGCCGGCTTCGAGCCTCCCGAACGACTCGTCCAGCGGGCCATCGACGCCACGCAGCGGCAACGACTCCCCGACTTCAGCTATCTGTACGGCGAGTACCTCAAGTGGCAGCCACGACGGGGCATCAACCGGCCGGGCGGGAGCCTTGGTCGCTCGCAGGCCTGCAACGCGGCACTTCGCCTGTGGGGGGATGAGAAAATCACCGATGAAGTCATTGCCGTCTGGCTGCAGAAGCTGCTTGACCGCGGCGGCTGGCTCGATATCGGACGCAAGCGGCCGATCCCGCACGAGGCCTGGTTTCAGGTGGCGGGATATTTCTTCTACTTCGGCTACTACTACGCCGGCTACGAGATCGAGATCCTCCCGGCCGATGATCGTACTCCGTACCAGCAGGGACTTGCCCGCGTCATGCTGGACCGTCAGGAGAATGACGGCTCGTGGTGGGACTTTCCGTTCTACGACTATCACCAGCCGTACGGAACCGCGTTCGCGCTGATGACGCTCGTCCGCTGCCAGCGGTGAGCGGTCACGGTGCAGACGATGGCGTTCCGCGCCGCCGGCACGGGGCCGAGTGGCATCAGGAGTACCTCGCAAACAGCCGCTAATCCCGGCTCCCCGCGGATGGTCCATACACCTCATGTGACCGTGCCTGATCGGCACAGGGAACTGAAGCCCGACTCCAACCATCAGCCGATGCCGGGCCGGGTCCGTCCGCTCATTTGCCCCGCGGGATCTGAACGTTCGCTGGCCAGGAACCGGGAAACTCCTCGCTGCTCCTCCCGGTCATCCCGGAAGTCTGCGCCTGTCTGAAACGGGTTGCAGACTTCATCAGAAATTCGCGATCTCTCCCGAACTCATGCGCCGCGGCAGTTTACGGTCAACCGGATGGTCTACGGGAAAACACCCTCTGCCACAGTTTTGACCTGCTGGTATACTTGATCCATCGCGACAGCGATGACCGTTGTCGCCGGGAGGCTGAACGCCGGTTCATCCCGCTGAATGCACTCGACAGCGAACCGGCCGTTTCAGGACCGACCGTGTGTGCCGGCACGGAGACGGCTTCCAGTTTGGCCACACACAACGAGAACGACTTCTGCCGACGCAGGATGCGCAGGCCCGTCGAGAATGCGTCACTCCGACTGAAACGCTTTCACGTTGCTGACGGTTTGCGAACTCTTGAAAGGAATCCTGCCATGTCGAGAGCCCTTTGCTGTACCGGGCTGGTGGTAGCCGACGTCACCAGTGTGATGTCCTCCCTGACCAGCCAGTTTGAAGCGGGACAGATGGCACTCACCCTGCTGGTTGCCACGGTGTCCCTGGCACCTCTGGCCTGGCGGGTGGCGAATCGCGTCCTTTGAACGGGCTTGCCCCCGGCACGCACGACTGCCCCATGGAGGCTGAAACACCCGGAGGCTGACTTCGGTGCGTCCAGTTCGGTCCACCGACGTCAGTCCTTCCGGACCGGTTTCGGTCGCCGCATCCTGCCGTTGCGTTCCCATCCGATCGGCTCCGCCGGATCATGGTCGGAGTTCGCAGCAGGCATCTGCGCGCCGACGGCAGTCCGCCACGCGTCCAGGTCCGACTTCAGACGCCGCGTCATTGCCGGTCGCCGCGCGGCCAGATTGTCATCCTCGTGGATGTCCTCTGCGAGGTTGTAAAGTTCCAGCGGCTCGCCGGCGTGGCGTTCGATCAGTTTCCATTCGCCCGAGCGCACGGCGCTGTGCGGCACCGCCCCCATCATGTGATAGTGGGGATAATGCCAGTACAGATTCCGTTCCGGAAGCGCCTCTTCTTCTCCGCTCAACACCGGCACCAGTGAACGGCCATCAAGCACCGGGCGGACCGCTTCGGGAACCGCTACGTCGACCGCCTCGAGGATCGTCGGCAGCCAGTCCATCGAGATAACAGGTTCGTCCGAGACGCTTCCCGATTCTGTCACGTCCGGCCAGCGGACAATCGCCGGCACGCGTACACCTCCTTCGTAGATCGAGCCCTTCCCCTGTCGCAGCGGCAGATTCGACGTCCCATAGTTATTCCCGGTCAGATCCGTCAGCCCGCCGTTGTCCGACGTGAAGACGACCAGCGTCTCGTCGTCGATCCCACTCGCTTCAAGCGTTTCCATCAACCGCCCGACTGACTCATCCAGCGAACGGACCATCGCCGCATACACCGGGTCGCGGTGCCGTAGCGTCTTCGCTGACGCTTCGATCTTCTTCCGGAAGTACTCCACGTCGTCCGGCTTCGCCTGCAGGGGCGTGTGGACGGTGTAATACGCGAAGTACAGAAAGAACGGTTGGTTTTCGCCTGCGGCACCTTCAATGAACTTCACCGCTTCGTCCGTCAGCCGGTCGGTCAGGTACTCGCCTTCTTCACCACCCGGCGGCAGGGTGCGGAACAGGTTGTTCTCTTTCCGCGTTTCCCCTTTGCCGCGACCATACGGCCAGAAGTAACTCCGTGGCGCGCCTCCTTCGTGCCCGCCGATGTTCACATCGAAGCCCTGCGTTTCGGGATAATACTCCGGAAAGTTGCCATCCGAATTGATGTCGGCCGGACGGATCCGTGGCGTCAGATGCCACTTGCCGACGTGGGCGGTTCGGTAGCCGTGTTCCTTGAGAATCTCGGCAATCGTGACGTGCCGATGCTCCAGCTTCTGCGTCCAGTCCGGGATCGTGACCGGCGTGTTCGTGATCGGATGCCCGGGAATGAAGTCCGTCACATGCAGCCGGGCCGGAGACTGTCCGGTCAGCAGCGCAGCTCTTGTCGGCGAACAGACCGTGCAGGCCGCGTATGCATTGGTGAACCGCATTCCCGAAGCAGCCAGCCGATCGATGTTCGGCGTCTCATACAGATCGCTGCCGAAGCAGCCCAGGTCGGTCCAGCCGAGATCATCCACGAGGAGCACGACGACGTTCTGTCGCTCTGCCGCACGGGCCGTCCCGCAGCACAGAAGAATCAACGTCAGAAACGCACACCAGTATCTGTTGTTCATCATCGCATCCTGTCGTGAATTTGTGAGCTCTCAGGGACGGACCGCGTCGGCCGGCACCGGCATACGAGCCTGCATCTCCAGGAGTGCCGCGTCGAGGCGCTGTCGCAACTCCCGGGCCCGCTGCGGCTGCTCGCCACTCAGATCATGCTGCTCCCCGAGGTCGTTCGCCAGATCGTACAGTTCGTCCCGATCGTCATCGTAGAAGTGAATCAGCTTGTACCGGCCGGCGCGGATCGCCGACTGCGGCGTCGTCCGGCTGACCGCGAAGTCGTTGATGCCGATCCCGACCTGCGCATCTTCGTATCCCTTCTCCGGGTGATAGTACGGGAAGTGCCATACGACATCGCGTGAGGCCATCGCATCCTCGCGCCCCTCAAACAGCGGCAGCAGGCTCTCACCGTCGAGCGCCTGATCCGCCGTCGGTAGCCCCGCCACGTCCCGGAACGTCGCGAACAGATCGGTCCCGGTCACCGGCACGTCGCAGGTCGTTCCTGCTGCCACATGGCCGGGCCAGCGGACGATCATCGGCACGCGGATGCCTCCCTCATACAGGTTCCATTTGCTGCCACGCAGCGGTGCATTGTCGGCGTACTCGGGATGCCCGCCGTTGTCCGACGTGAAGACCACCAGCGTGTTCTCCCGCAGCCCCAGCTGGTCCAGGGCATCCAGCAGTTGTCCGACATAGCGATCGAGCGTCTCGACAAAGGCTGCGTAGTGGGCCCGTCGCTCCGGATCGCCTGGCCGGTCGGCTGCCTCATCGCGGTACTTCTCATGCAGCCAGGTTGTCGGCGCACGGACCGGCGTGTGCACGAAGTAATGCGAGACGTACATCAGAAACGGCCCGTCCCGATGCTGCTTCATGAAGCGGATCGCATTCCCGGTCACGTCGTCGACGGGAAACTCACCCACCGCATATCGACTCCGCTCTTCTTCACTTCGCTTGCCGGCATAGGTGTGGCTGCCGAACGTCTCGATGGCGACGTCGAATCCCTGCTGCTGCGGTCCCTTCTCGGGACTCCAGCCGAGATACCGTCCGT
This region includes:
- a CDS encoding prenyltransferase/squalene oxidase repeat-containing protein — its product is MPPTTRLLMSAALLALLTLSATVGRADDAPAATVETPEAPATAGEATAPEPVTEEAIAAAIERGVDFLVESQNANGSWGSPTRTKGLNIYAPIPGAHHAFRAAVTSLCVAALCDIDSDRADARSALERGENWLIENLPTVRRATPDAIYNVWAHGYSIQALVRMAQRTEDADRREIIRDLVEQQFDRLARYESVDGGWGYYDFDVGSKQPGGSSISFVNAAILIALYEAREAGFEPPERLVQRAIDATQRQRLPDFSYLYGEYLKWQPRRGINRPGGSLGRSQACNAALRLWGDEKITDEVIAVWLQKLLDRGGWLDIGRKRPIPHEAWFQVAGYFFYFGYYYAGYEIEILPADDRTPYQQGLARVMLDRQENDGSWWDFPFYDYHQPYGTAFALMTLVRCQR
- a CDS encoding sulfatase, whose translation is MNNRYWCAFLTLILLCCGTARAAERQNVVVLLVDDLGWTDLGCFGSDLYETPNIDRLAASGMRFTNAYAACTVCSPTRAALLTGQSPARLHVTDFIPGHPITNTPVTIPDWTQKLEHRHVTIAEILKEHGYRTAHVGKWHLTPRIRPADINSDGNFPEYYPETQGFDVNIGGHEGGAPRSYFWPYGRGKGETRKENNLFRTLPPGGEEGEYLTDRLTDEAVKFIEGAAGENQPFFLYFAYYTVHTPLQAKPDDVEYFRKKIEASAKTLRHRDPVYAAMVRSLDESVGRLMETLEASGIDDETLVVFTSDNGGLTDLTGNNYGTSNLPLRQGKGSIYEGGVRVPAIVRWPDVTESGSVSDEPVISMDWLPTILEAVDVAVPEAVRPVLDGRSLVPVLSGEEEALPERNLYWHYPHYHMMGAVPHSAVRSGEWKLIERHAGEPLELYNLAEDIHEDDNLAARRPAMTRRLKSDLDAWRTAVGAQMPAANSDHDPAEPIGWERNGRMRRPKPVRKD
- a CDS encoding sulfatase is translated as MHARRSAIRCLWACSLLALLLIAGLPGTLAAEDRPQERPNILFILADDLGWSDLGCYGATLCETPRLDRLAEEGMKFTSAYSPAPICSASRASILTGRSPARLQFEFVTKPQGVSPPVRSLQPPPYTRDLPLEEVTLAESLRDTDYVSAFSGKWHVTEHYGRYLGWSPEKGPQQQGFDVAIETFGSHTYAGKRSEEERSRYAVGEFPVDDVTGNAIRFMKQHRDGPFLMYVSHYFVHTPVRAPTTWLHEKYRDEAADRPGDPERRAHYAAFVETLDRYVGQLLDALDQLGLRENTLVVFTSDNGGHPEYADNAPLRGSKWNLYEGGIRVPMIVRWPGHVAAGTTCDVPVTGTDLFATFRDVAGLPTADQALDGESLLPLFEGREDAMASRDVVWHFPYYHPEKGYEDAQVGIGINDFAVSRTTPQSAIRAGRYKLIHFYDDDRDELYDLANDLGEQHDLSGEQPQRARELRQRLDAALLEMQARMPVPADAVRP